Within Palaemon carinicauda isolate YSFRI2023 chromosome 14, ASM3689809v2, whole genome shotgun sequence, the genomic segment tccagtcttgaatAAGATTTCTCTCGCTAGAGGTACATTCGGACATACTATTTaatctaatttattttcctcttgttttgttacattttAGTTTTTCATACTTATGTAAGGACactttttttaatgttaatgatcttgaaatatttcatttttcataatttaactttgctcactgggttattttcccaattgaggtccctgggcttataatgccctgttttccaactagggttgtagcttagcaagcagtaataaaataatttttttgcgTATATATGCCGATGTAATTGGGTCTCTGTAGATTATGTAAGGGGGCATGACTATTGATAGGCTCTTCCCCACATCGGAGTATAGAAAGTGGCTTTCAATGCAGTATAAAGTTTAACTATCATGGGTAATGGCATGATAATGAACCCATAACTATCGCCTAATGCTCTAGCAACGCTCTAGTTGCTAGACACTTACGACTACCTAGAAATGGGCTTCCTGTAACAGACCTTTGGGTACGCGAAGCTCCTAGAGGTCATAGTAGTTACTAGTTTAGGAGCCCTATCTCCTAATTTCTACTCTGGTTTCACTTCttcaatggacttttttttttttttttttttttttttttttttttttttttcccttttcatttctACAAACTGGTGGCTGGGAATAGACCTCGTTGCACTCTTTGCCGTCTAAAAGTGAAATTCCTCCCTACagtccatttttttcctttttttttatataagagaaGATGCTACCTTCCCTATTAAATTTCTCGGCGATATTCTGCCTGCTGTCAGGGAGGAGTTTAAAGAGGAACAGGACAATAAAATTAAGATTtctgttcatttttttctttttttttctgggattTTTTTGGGAGCTATGCTGTATAATGATTCTCTCTTGGAAGTgttcactttaagatgttggtCACTATAGAGTCCCAACTGTTTGAAGTTTCCTTTGCAGAGGCTTGGCCTAACACCTGCGACATCATTTTGCTTGGTTAGTTTTAGATGTAGCGGACTTTATTAAAAGCTACTTTCACAGTTTTAGTTCATGAAAATTTCTAGATCGGTGTAAAAGGCAGTAGTGTTCAAAAGTACTACGGGCCTCCAATTTTCATTTAGTTGCAATGGCCCCTCAATCTCCGAACTAGTCTCGATGAAAGTTGTAAGGGTGGTGCTGCTGTTCTGGGCACagcttggcccccccccccccactgttgtCTATACTGAGAAGCTTGTTGAAAGTTAGTACTGCTCGATTCTTAAAAGCTTTTCATACTTAAATAGTTTTGATTCAATAGCTTAATTCATACTCCAATAAAGTCTCTTATTTGTATGTTTGGGAAAAATTTAATCTAGTTTTGTTAGTTTTTCTATGTCTTAACTAAATGGCAATGAGTTTTTCTATGTCTTAACTAAATGGCAATGAGTTTTTCTATGTCTTAACTAAATGGAAATGAGTTTTTCTATGTATAACTAAATGGCAATGAGTTTTACTATGTCTTGACTAAATGGCAATGAGGTTAAACTGAACTCTAAAATTCAGTTTTAAAAAGATTACTTTGTAATAGTATTTCTTACTcccaaaatatttcaatttttccttcagAGGGTTGGCATCTTTTATGAAGCGGTGATCGGTTATGCACGCAGTTTTCGTCTAGGCAGAAGAGTTCAAGAGCCTCTTGGTCAGGATGATCAAGGTAATGCTGGAAGTATTCCACTTCGAAGATTAAGAGCCCGTGGTCAACGTAGAAGTCTTCGACCCCAAAGACGGAAAGCAAAGAGTCCTTATGGTACTAATAGACCTCAAAGACGAATGAGTCTAGATAGAAGTCTTCAACAACAAAGAATGGAATCTCAAGATCCAGGGCCTAGTGGTCTGCTTCAAGGACTAGAAGATAAAGTTACAGATAGCTGTATTAAACCGCAGAGTGTGGAAGCCAAAGATAAAGACGGCAGTCCTCAACCGCAAAGAAGGGAAGCGAGACATAAAGACTTCAGTTATAGTCTTGACATAAACACAGAACGAGAAGCTTTTGGTCGGGGAGCTCATAAGGATTTGAAAGAGGCTACTGAGAAGACCTCGCTCCTCTGTAAGGGAGAGGGGGCAACCAATGCTGGACGGACTCTGAAATATAACTCTACAAATTCTTTATGATGAAAAAATACTAATTTATGATGGATAAGGGTTATAAGGCTTTCATTAGGAATTAAATGACCACTCAAAATAGTCATATTTTTAATATTGTCTTCAGATCTTTCatgttttcaagattttataaattttagttttaaaaagGAGTTTTGCAACTGTTTTCCTATACTgctagcgtttttttttttatattgttttgtttactaTCTACTCCATGCATAATTGATAGGGTCTTCATTTTTAAGTTTTCTGCCCCTCAACAGGGAATAAAATTCAAGAATATATATTAACTTTCATGATTTTTTAGCCAAATCTACTCATGCATAATTGAAATGGTCTTTACTTTTAAGTTTTCTTCCTTCAACAGGGAATAAGACTTAAGGATTTATATCTACTTGCATGATTCTTTTTTAGTCCGTAATTGagtttttgaatttttttaacatttttgtattttttatattgaaaattaaagatTTGGTGTGAGATTTTTGTTCTTTATCCTGGTATTAAGTTTTGACTCTTAAAACGTTCCATTAGAGATCTGACTCTTGTTCTCTATGGCAGATGGAGTAACTTCCCTTTTTGTTCTCGTGAAACTTCAAATAATACAGTTGCTTAAAAGCAAAGTGCTCCAATTAAACTTCATCTTGTAATTTAGTGTCCTTCCAAAACCTAATTGATAAGCTTTAAATGAGTCAAATTGTTGGACCATGCCTACTGTAGTTATATTTACAATGAGGATGAATCTAAATCTTTCAGGAAATAATTGGCTTAATATTTTATTGATACAGCTTTAAGAATGAGTCAAATTGTTGGACCATGCCTACTGTAGTTATATTTACAATGAGGATAAAATTAAATCATCCAGGATACAAGTGGCCTCTTAAATATTTtcctaaaagctttttttttattataactataatcTCCTTAAATTTAAAACCTACCCGTTACATTAAATTTGGAAGCTTTATGCGAAAATAGTTTCTAATTTACCACTTACTAATTGTAGTGGTCAACACTTGATCGCATGAAGTTATATGTGCAATAAAATGCAGATTAATTTGTATAAATAAGGTTCATCCTAGACTGCTGATTAAACCTATCTTTAAAAGTAACTTGGTGTGTAACAGATCTGGCTAACTAGTTGCTAAGGTGGGGAATTATTAATATTACCAAGCTTTGCAACGGAAGACAATTTAAGGTTTTCACTTATACTTTGATgctcaaaaaaattattttcatatgttgATTTATCTTAAAAATTTATAAGACTACCAAAATTTATTAGGTTAACTTTAACCGTCGAACTAAGTTCCGCAAAGTTATAAAAGCTATTGTCCTTACGATGACACACACCAGCGATAGTACGGTGACAGCAGTAAGGTATTGTTGTAAGAGTAACTAAGAAGTTTGGTTACAGTTGTAGGCGCAAAAACAAATGAAGTAGTTTATTGTTGgtgtacaattaaaaaaaaaatggtgttaggTTGTTTACAAATTTAACAATTAGGGTTCTGTTGCATTATACTATACGGGACAAGGAAAGCGAATTTGAACTAGCTCTTACCTATTATAGGAGGAAGTCCAAAATCTCTTAACTATTCACTTACAAATCGCCAAAAGGATAAGGACATTAAATGTGGATCTTTACTTAATCTTTCAACTGGATGCAACTATACATAACTTCAATATACATTACAGCAAGGATTACCAAGCAGTTAGGGTAAAATTATATCCGAAACTTACAGATTTATGAAGTCTTAAGAAAAGAATATCTTTACTTCCAACATGAAGAATTTCTCGTGTATGTTATGGAGAAAGTTTGTTTAActtcttcaataaaaaataaaataatatccagTTTTTAGGAAAATGCTGTAACTCCGTCATCACGATCAATATTAATAAATGCCCTCTCACTTAAGGACCTTCCACACGAAGGGCAAATCCACTGCGTGCAGACGctgttaataattttatcaaatggGAGACGATCAAgagtgtagatgacgtcatagacgAGAAAGCTATGGACAATCCATTGAAGTGACTCTGCCGGTTGTTAAGGCACTGGATGGGGTCCTGTCTAATGTCTAATTCCACTCTGTACTCTGGCTTCTGGCCCAAGTCAAACTTAAATCTTCCTCTGCTTACTGTCTGCTTTGTGCTGCTTAGTCTGATCTGGTTACTGTTTAAAAACTAAGGAATTAAAGGCAAAGAGTGACCGGCCTGCATATGCCCTTCGTGTTGATGGGCTTTATTAAAGGTGGAAAGTATGTTGTTTATACaactatataattttatattggAATTTGAATTTTACACTTCAaaattagcaaataaaaaaaacatctatCATTAGCATTGGTTAAAAACGTAACTTGGTACTTCAGACATTATAATCTCTCGTGCCTTTAACCCCCAACAAGCACAACCCTCGTACTTTAGTAGTAATACGAAGTAAAAAACTTGACCGAAATCTGTTCGCTGCTTCTACACTTCTGATGTCACCTTAAAACTTGTCTGTGTGGACGGAGGTATGAAGATGTCCAGTGAAATTGCttaatattaatgtttatcaagTTATTTTTTAACTATTgttgttgtggtggcctgttggtagcacCCTTGTTTGGTGGTCACGAGACTGGGGTTcatgtcctgctcaaactcattccTTTGGTCGCTAAatcctacccatatatatatatacatatatatatatatatatatatatacttatatatatatatatatgtatatgtatatgtatatgtatatgtatatgtatatgtatatgtatatgtatatgtatatgtatatgtatatgtatatgtatatgtatatgtatatgtatatgtatatatatatatatatatatatgtgtgtatatatatatatatatacttatatatatatgtatatgtatatgtatatgtatatgtatatgtatatgtatatgtatatgtatatgtatatgtatatgtatatgtatatatatatatatatatgtgtgtatatatatatatatatatatgtatatatatatatatatatatgtatatatatatatatatatgtatatatatatatatatatatatacggtatgtatatatatatatatatatacggtatatatatatatatatacggtatatatata encodes:
- the LOC137653601 gene encoding uncharacterized protein, with amino-acid sequence MAESVGDTDVNPRKPMPLAVPIICTGLISILMTFCCIFCWVYYPTIKERVGIFYEAVIGYARSFRLGRRVQEPLGQDDQGNAGSIPLRRLRARGQRRSLRPQRRKAKSPYGTNRPQRRMSLDRSLQQQRMESQDPGPSGLLQGLEDKVTDSCIKPQSVEAKDKDGSPQPQRREARHKDFSYSLDINTEREAFGRGAHKDLKEATEKTSLLCKGEGATNAGRTLKYNSTNSL